A single Haloglycomyces albus DSM 45210 DNA region contains:
- a CDS encoding HU family DNA-binding protein: protein MNKAEFVERIASRTGERQQVKEIVDVAIDEIQRAVVKGEKVSFAGFGVFEKRKRAARMARNPRTGEAVRVKKTVVPAFRPGTGFKELVTGKRKLPKLAKRTAKKAAKKTTRAAAGTTSRKKVATSRVAKKAAKKTARKSTARKAAAKKATRRTTRRK, encoded by the coding sequence GAACGGATCGCCTCACGGACAGGCGAGCGTCAACAGGTCAAGGAGATCGTCGACGTCGCGATCGATGAAATCCAACGCGCGGTGGTAAAAGGCGAAAAGGTATCGTTCGCGGGATTCGGGGTATTCGAAAAACGCAAGCGAGCCGCCCGTATGGCGCGTAATCCTCGCACCGGTGAAGCCGTGCGAGTCAAGAAAACCGTTGTTCCCGCCTTCCGTCCCGGAACCGGGTTCAAAGAGCTCGTCACCGGAAAACGTAAACTGCCTAAACTGGCAAAAAGGACGGCCAAGAAGGCCGCGAAGAAAACCACTCGCGCGGCCGCCGGTACCACTTCACGTAAAAAGGTAGCTACGAGCCGCGTCGCCAAGAAGGCCGCGAAAAAGACAGCACGTAAGTCAACCGCGCGGAAAGCCGCCGCTAAAAAAGCGACTCGCCGTACCACGCGTCGGAAGTAG